From a region of the Thermofilaceae archaeon genome:
- a CDS encoding iron-containing alcohol dehydrogenase: MDEHLKSFKYRYAGIELYFGPGAISGLEDWLKRHERVLIVTGRRSAKESGALDDALKILSRHGVAYEVFSDVTPNPWASQADRMAERAWSMGAEAILAIGGGSVIDAAKVAAMIAVSGGRASDYVYGRRRARGCLPVYAINLTHGTGTEVDRYSVLTVDETREKRGMVSIYPTASVDDPLYTLTLPRDQTIYVSLDVFYHAYESATQRDSPPIVELLSAEAVRLLGMWLPRAVENLNDLEARYWLLYASMLAGVAIDISGTHVNHLLEHELSGANPRLAHGCGLALLGPRVVYYTHKLAPQASAAVLRALEPSIRPVPDDAEKAMRVVKEFQESVGFRERLSDYGFSESDLRAIARKHAGLMGFSEEQLFDILKSAA; the protein is encoded by the coding sequence ATGGATGAACATTTGAAGAGTTTCAAGTACAGGTACGCTGGCATCGAGCTCTACTTCGGCCCCGGTGCGATCAGTGGGCTGGAGGATTGGTTAAAGAGGCACGAGAGGGTTCTAATTGTGACGGGGAGGAGGTCGGCGAAGGAGAGCGGGGCTCTTGACGATGCGCTCAAGATCCTCTCTCGGCACGGTGTAGCGTACGAAGTCTTCAGCGACGTTACCCCGAACCCGTGGGCCAGCCAGGCTGACAGGATGGCAGAGCGCGCCTGGTCGATGGGTGCTGAAGCTATACTGGCCATTGGAGGGGGCAGCGTGATTGACGCGGCGAAGGTCGCCGCGATGATCGCGGTGAGCGGCGGTAGAGCATCCGACTACGTTTACGGGCGGAGGAGGGCGAGGGGGTGCCTCCCGGTTTACGCGATCAACCTTACTCACGGCACGGGTACTGAGGTCGACCGTTACAGCGTCCTGACGGTCGATGAGACGAGGGAGAAGCGGGGGATGGTTTCGATCTACCCGACAGCCTCTGTCGACGACCCGCTCTACACTCTGACGCTTCCGAGGGACCAGACCATCTACGTTTCGCTCGACGTGTTCTACCACGCCTACGAGTCTGCCACGCAGCGCGATTCGCCGCCAATCGTTGAGCTCCTGAGCGCTGAAGCCGTCAGGTTGCTCGGCATGTGGCTGCCTCGAGCCGTTGAGAACCTCAACGATCTTGAGGCGAGGTACTGGCTCCTCTACGCTTCGATGCTGGCCGGCGTGGCGATAGACATTTCGGGAACCCACGTCAACCACTTGCTGGAGCACGAGCTGAGCGGGGCTAACCCCAGGCTGGCGCACGGCTGCGGCCTGGCTCTCCTCGGGCCGCGGGTGGTTTACTACACTCACAAGCTTGCGCCGCAAGCCTCTGCTGCTGTGCTCAGGGCTCTGGAACCATCGATAAGGCCCGTGCCTGACGACGCGGAGAAGGCCATGAGGGTTGTGAAGGAGTTCCAGGAAAGCGTGGGGTTCCGAGAGAGGTTGAGCGATTACGGATTCTCGGAGAGCGACCTCAGAGCGATCGCTCGCAAGCACGCTGGCCTCATGGGCTTCAGCGAGGAGCAGCTGTTCGACATCCTCAAGTCAGCCGCTTGA
- a CDS encoding glycoside hydrolase family 57 protein encodes MVGMQTGRPDIVLIFEVHQPYRLAQQPLLRRTFGKVETFEALEEAFFDKELTKRIFERVSSRCYKPATSMFLRLLDEHPGFRVSYSISGVLLEQAERWDPDLLELFKQAARHKQCEVLCQTYFHSLAYFISRIEFIEQVEMHRRRVRDLLGVEPRVFENTELIYDNNVARIARELGFRAVVTEGVERVLGWRSPNYVYMAKGVDIKVLLRNYRLSDDVGFRFASVKWEEYPLTAEKYATWLAATPGQLICIFIDYETVGEHYPRETGIFDFFEWLPVEAEKRGLRFATPSEAIEMHAPVDEIDVPETISWADVERDASAWLGNMMQQMSLAREARLEPLVKALGDPAALRLWRLLSISDHYYYMSTKGGGPGEVHSYFSPYPSPYHAFAAFTEAIACLEAELFSRLARQEEVARWVKPLPESEAFRFFAREGEPLPYVARSGLDLIEIVKRVPAQSLEFHVENGHLAEWLRSVVGDVIAAEKVEGMRGLRGEELRERLYKALCERLLESFSTAHRGSQCAEGLR; translated from the coding sequence ATGGTTGGGATGCAGACCGGGCGCCCCGACATCGTTCTCATCTTCGAAGTGCACCAGCCCTACAGGCTGGCCCAGCAGCCTCTACTGAGGAGGACTTTCGGTAAGGTAGAGACGTTCGAGGCGCTGGAAGAGGCATTCTTTGACAAGGAGCTGACGAAGAGGATCTTCGAGAGGGTTTCGTCGCGGTGCTACAAGCCCGCCACGTCGATGTTCCTCAGGCTGCTCGACGAACACCCGGGGTTCAGGGTCTCGTACAGCATCTCCGGTGTCCTGCTGGAGCAGGCTGAGCGCTGGGATCCGGATCTTCTCGAGCTGTTCAAGCAGGCTGCCAGACATAAGCAGTGCGAGGTGCTGTGCCAGACGTACTTCCACTCGCTCGCCTACTTCATCTCCCGTATAGAGTTCATAGAACAGGTCGAAATGCACAGGCGGAGAGTGCGGGACCTGCTGGGCGTCGAGCCGCGAGTCTTCGAGAACACGGAGCTGATCTACGACAACAACGTAGCCAGAATCGCCAGGGAGCTGGGGTTCCGTGCCGTAGTGACAGAGGGCGTTGAGAGGGTGTTGGGGTGGAGGTCGCCCAATTACGTGTACATGGCGAAGGGTGTTGACATTAAGGTGCTCCTCAGGAACTACAGGTTGAGCGACGACGTAGGCTTCCGCTTCGCCTCGGTCAAGTGGGAGGAGTACCCGCTCACCGCTGAGAAGTACGCAACGTGGCTCGCCGCGACACCCGGCCAGCTCATCTGCATCTTCATCGACTACGAGACGGTGGGCGAGCACTACCCCAGGGAGACCGGCATATTCGATTTCTTCGAGTGGCTGCCCGTCGAGGCTGAGAAGCGAGGGCTCCGCTTCGCGACTCCAAGCGAGGCGATCGAGATGCATGCACCTGTTGACGAGATAGATGTCCCGGAGACGATATCCTGGGCGGACGTGGAGAGGGATGCTTCAGCTTGGCTGGGCAACATGATGCAGCAGATGTCGCTCGCCAGGGAGGCTCGGCTCGAGCCCTTGGTGAAAGCTCTCGGCGACCCAGCCGCCCTCAGGCTGTGGAGGCTCCTCTCGATAAGCGACCACTACTACTACATGAGTACGAAGGGCGGGGGTCCAGGCGAGGTACACAGCTACTTTAGCCCCTACCCGAGCCCCTACCACGCCTTCGCCGCCTTCACCGAAGCCATCGCCTGCCTCGAGGCGGAGCTCTTCAGCAGACTTGCACGGCAGGAGGAGGTAGCGAGGTGGGTGAAGCCGCTTCCGGAGTCGGAGGCGTTCCGCTTCTTCGCACGCGAGGGCGAGCCCCTCCCGTACGTAGCCAGGAGCGGGCTCGACCTGATCGAGATCGTCAAGAGGGTGCCTGCGCAGAGCTTGGAGTTCCACGTCGAGAACGGGCATTTGGCCGAGTGGCTGCGATCCGTAGTGGGTGACGTGATTGCAGCCGAGAAGGTGGAGGGCATGCGAGGGTTGAGGGGCGAGGAACTGAGAGAGAGGCTGTACAAGGCGTTGTGCGAGAGGTTATTGGAATCCTTCTCAACTGCCCACCGAGGCTCTCAGTGCGCAGAGGGCCTTCGCTAA
- a CDS encoding glycosyltransferase family 4 protein — MSILHVTSELEPLKRSGLLASWVWDSVRREGGKVLLIGYEGRTVIDGVEVIGGGSAPRVATSDIVEWTFIELFTTLAEAPYRLDPRGLKVVEGHEWMGALVAYILSKRLNLPFRYSIYTREEERGGSGLVSETVKSIESFLEAEADEVVEKLKGRVSRRRAAGAPSPAKSSGVLHVSWEYPPHVVGGLGRAVTSIARKMAAHTTTCVLTLGLPGRVYDETNDNLMVLRVDPFRLRSTGLVSWVYAFNLLMIAKVLESGFRPKIIHAHDWLSAPASVALKHLLKVPLIATMHATEYGRSRGSISTPMQSQIHYWEWRLTYEAWRVFVCSHSMKGEVMAAFSLPSDKLTVLPNGIDLEEVDAHVPAPGERDRYALPWERIVFFAGRHVYDKGVDVLIEAARMVLSRRGDAKFVIAGDGPMRMHLEWMARSYGLGSKVLFTGRISDSELYKAMRLADIVVIPSRYEPFGIVALEAMAAAKPVVASRVGGLAEIVEDGVTGLLVPPEDPGALAAAIEHLLNNPELAREMGFRGRRRVEELYRWDKIVRYLLHVYRRVLEEYSVCGWRALFDYAQPA; from the coding sequence ATGTCGATTCTACACGTAACGTCAGAGCTAGAGCCGCTGAAGCGTTCCGGTCTGCTGGCCAGCTGGGTCTGGGATAGCGTGAGGAGGGAGGGGGGAAAGGTCCTACTCATCGGCTACGAGGGGCGTACGGTTATCGACGGCGTGGAGGTTATCGGTGGGGGGAGCGCGCCGCGCGTCGCTACATCCGACATCGTGGAGTGGACCTTTATAGAGCTGTTCACGACCCTGGCGGAGGCTCCCTACAGGCTTGACCCGCGCGGGCTCAAGGTTGTTGAAGGGCACGAATGGATGGGCGCCCTCGTCGCGTACATCCTATCGAAGCGACTAAACCTTCCCTTCCGCTACTCCATCTACACGCGGGAGGAGGAACGGGGAGGCTCCGGCCTTGTGTCGGAAACTGTCAAAAGTATCGAATCCTTCCTAGAGGCTGAGGCTGACGAGGTAGTGGAGAAGCTGAAGGGCCGTGTATCGCGAAGGCGAGCCGCGGGAGCCCCCTCACCAGCCAAGTCCTCTGGAGTTCTCCACGTTTCCTGGGAGTACCCCCCACACGTAGTTGGGGGTCTTGGTCGCGCGGTAACCAGCATCGCTAGGAAGATGGCTGCCCACACTACTACTTGTGTGCTGACGCTCGGTTTGCCTGGTAGGGTTTACGACGAGACCAATGATAATCTGATGGTGCTTAGAGTCGACCCGTTCCGCCTGAGGAGCACGGGGCTCGTATCGTGGGTCTACGCATTCAACCTGCTGATGATCGCGAAAGTCCTGGAAAGCGGCTTCAGGCCGAAGATCATCCACGCCCACGACTGGCTCAGCGCGCCGGCATCCGTAGCGCTCAAGCACCTGCTGAAGGTTCCGCTCATCGCCACGATGCACGCCACGGAGTATGGGAGGAGCAGAGGGAGCATATCCACGCCGATGCAGAGTCAGATACACTACTGGGAGTGGAGGCTCACTTACGAAGCTTGGAGAGTCTTCGTCTGCAGCCACTCGATGAAGGGCGAAGTAATGGCCGCTTTCTCCCTGCCCTCCGACAAGTTGACGGTGCTCCCCAACGGGATCGACCTGGAAGAGGTCGATGCGCATGTGCCCGCACCCGGGGAGAGGGACAGGTACGCGCTGCCCTGGGAGAGGATAGTTTTCTTCGCCGGCCGGCACGTTTACGATAAGGGGGTGGACGTTCTCATCGAGGCTGCGCGAATGGTCCTATCGAGGAGGGGGGACGCGAAGTTCGTGATCGCGGGCGATGGACCTATGCGCATGCACCTGGAGTGGATGGCCAGGAGCTACGGGTTGGGCAGCAAAGTCCTGTTCACTGGCAGGATCAGCGACAGCGAGCTGTACAAGGCCATGAGGCTGGCGGACATCGTCGTCATCCCCTCCCGCTACGAACCTTTCGGCATAGTCGCGCTCGAAGCCATGGCGGCCGCCAAGCCGGTCGTAGCCTCAAGAGTCGGCGGGCTAGCAGAGATCGTTGAGGACGGCGTTACGGGTCTGCTAGTGCCACCCGAAGACCCTGGAGCGCTGGCTGCAGCGATCGAGCACCTCTTGAACAACCCTGAGCTTGCGAGGGAGATGGGGTTCAGGGGGAGGAGGAGGGTGGAGGAGCTGTACAGGTGGGATAAGATCGTCAGGTACCTACTTCACGTGTACCGGAGGGTGCTGGAGGAGTACTCTGTGTGCGGTTGGCGCGCGCTCTTCGACTACGCTCAGCCAGCTTAA
- a CDS encoding thiamine-phosphate synthase family protein, protein MIPADELKEYYLSPLRAMLAKELRGKGWGQRAISRVLGVSQAAVSKLLNEERGLKLAELGIDELEAELLVGRLLELLASGRVVEASALAHRYWLLVAASGGACRLHKRNNWSLMSCTACTLALYPRLTAHRGMALADLERAIVLAESSTRLASVAPEVMVNIARAVPGAVSVRDVAAVPGRLAKVGGRLIARRKPAFGASKHLAEVLLASGYSACIDIRFDERVERALEELGLEWTWFSSEDYPSPNPAAAAVHERRRKGTLPRVVADTGGRGIEPVTYIFGASAVEVVLCAERIARSVVAQPSP, encoded by the coding sequence ATGATACCTGCGGACGAGCTCAAGGAGTACTACCTTTCACCCCTGCGGGCCATGCTCGCGAAGGAACTGAGAGGGAAAGGGTGGGGGCAGAGGGCGATCTCGAGGGTTCTTGGCGTCAGCCAGGCGGCTGTCAGTAAGCTGCTGAACGAGGAGAGAGGTTTGAAGCTCGCTGAGCTGGGAATCGACGAGCTGGAGGCGGAGCTTCTGGTCGGTAGGCTCCTCGAGCTTCTCGCTTCAGGCAGGGTAGTGGAAGCATCCGCTCTCGCGCACAGGTATTGGCTGCTTGTAGCCGCGTCGGGTGGCGCCTGCCGGCTGCATAAGCGCAACAACTGGTCCCTCATGAGCTGCACCGCCTGCACCCTTGCCTTGTACCCGAGGTTGACGGCGCACAGGGGGATGGCTCTCGCGGACCTCGAGAGGGCAATCGTTCTGGCCGAATCGTCGACGCGCTTGGCATCGGTGGCTCCCGAAGTGATGGTGAACATAGCTCGAGCGGTGCCGGGGGCAGTGAGCGTGAGGGATGTTGCAGCCGTACCGGGGAGGTTGGCTAAGGTTGGTGGAAGGCTGATTGCGAGACGCAAACCAGCGTTCGGGGCTTCGAAACACCTTGCAGAGGTGCTTTTAGCCTCCGGCTACTCAGCCTGCATCGACATCAGGTTTGACGAACGCGTGGAAAGAGCTCTCGAAGAGCTAGGTTTAGAGTGGACCTGGTTCTCCAGCGAGGACTACCCCTCCCCAAACCCGGCGGCTGCTGCAGTACACGAAAGGAGGCGGAAAGGGACACTGCCGAGGGTCGTCGCCGATACAGGGGGCCGTGGGATTGAGCCTGTGACTTACATCTTCGGCGCGAGCGCAGTTGAGGTGGTACTCTGCGCGGAAAGAATCGCTCGCTCAGTGGTTGCCCAACCCTCTCCTTGA
- a CDS encoding glycogen/starch synthase, with amino-acid sequence MRVWVISFECGGVAKAGGLGEAVRGYASRLAERGHATRILMPSHGLRSESSVRLGEFTFYRRTVDGAEVIMASNPVLDEPSIYAGGLTEAKAAALARAAKALVEAEGPPDVIHANDWHAVPAALSVLSSAPGTAFIFHVHLYLGWWVSWDYLFRDCGLDPGSRLRGLSLGEAYGRANGVIEVLAAQLADSVVTVSRAYMEEVLRPAVWWAVGDRLTFVYNGTDWSFGKLVEEAKRHHALPELGDVRCSRRELRRYLLTEAIARAIPRVSDPSMAWAARGAQAFPSDGPLVLATGRASWQKGFDVLLQASDLLASVVPGVRFLLLLLPARGEEGHLSWLIGEAERRPHVRLIVGHAAEIYALAHLAADAFAVPSRWEPFGLSAVEAMAAGVPVAASGVGGLKETIVDLRSDPSGGTGYLVPPENPAELARALASLLAVTAREDLAASGVLERAESFGLPKPSLSDSELRARCAARAAEFSWAKAAERLEEIYRDALIRARGA; translated from the coding sequence GTGAGAGTCTGGGTCATCAGCTTCGAGTGCGGGGGCGTCGCAAAGGCTGGCGGCTTGGGGGAGGCTGTGAGGGGCTACGCCTCGCGGCTGGCGGAGAGGGGCCACGCGACTAGGATCCTGATGCCCAGCCACGGATTGCGAAGCGAGAGCAGCGTAAGGCTGGGGGAGTTCACCTTCTACAGGAGGACTGTGGATGGCGCCGAAGTCATAATGGCTTCAAATCCCGTTTTAGACGAACCATCGATCTACGCTGGCGGGCTGACCGAGGCCAAGGCCGCCGCTCTTGCTAGAGCCGCTAAAGCCCTGGTTGAAGCGGAAGGACCCCCCGACGTTATCCACGCGAACGACTGGCACGCGGTTCCAGCTGCGCTATCCGTGCTCTCCTCCGCTCCAGGGACGGCCTTCATCTTCCACGTTCACCTGTACCTGGGCTGGTGGGTGAGCTGGGATTACCTCTTTCGAGACTGCGGCCTGGACCCCGGGAGCAGGTTGAGGGGCCTCAGCTTGGGTGAGGCTTACGGGAGGGCAAACGGCGTCATCGAGGTGCTGGCCGCGCAGCTCGCCGATTCAGTCGTGACGGTTAGCCGCGCGTACATGGAGGAGGTTTTGAGGCCGGCGGTCTGGTGGGCTGTCGGCGACCGGCTGACTTTCGTATATAACGGGACGGACTGGAGCTTCGGGAAGCTCGTTGAGGAGGCGAAACGGCACCACGCTCTACCGGAGCTGGGCGACGTCCGCTGCAGCCGGAGGGAGCTCCGGAGGTACCTTTTAACAGAGGCGATCGCTCGCGCGATCCCTAGGGTGAGCGACCCCAGCATGGCTTGGGCCGCCAGGGGTGCGCAAGCGTTCCCCTCGGACGGGCCTCTCGTGCTAGCCACGGGCAGGGCTAGCTGGCAGAAGGGCTTCGACGTCCTGCTTCAGGCGTCCGATCTTCTGGCCAGCGTCGTGCCGGGCGTGAGGTTCCTGCTCCTCCTGCTTCCAGCGAGGGGCGAGGAGGGCCACCTCTCCTGGCTGATTGGGGAGGCTGAGCGGAGGCCGCACGTGAGGCTCATCGTCGGCCACGCGGCGGAAATCTACGCTCTGGCCCACCTGGCTGCCGATGCCTTTGCCGTCCCCAGCCGTTGGGAACCCTTCGGCCTCTCAGCGGTCGAAGCTATGGCCGCCGGCGTACCGGTGGCCGCAAGCGGTGTGGGTGGATTGAAGGAGACCATCGTCGACCTGAGGAGCGACCCCTCGGGAGGGACGGGCTACCTCGTCCCCCCGGAAAACCCGGCCGAGCTGGCGCGAGCTCTCGCATCCTTACTGGCTGTAACTGCGCGCGAGGATCTGGCAGCCTCCGGGGTGCTGGAGAGGGCGGAGTCGTTCGGCCTGCCCAAACCCTCCCTCTCAGATAGCGAGCTTAGAGCGCGGTGCGCAGCGAGAGCCGCGGAGTTCAGCTGGGCTAAGGCGGCTGAGCGGCTAGAAGAGATCTACCGTGACGCGTTGATCAGGGCTAGGGGCGCTTAA
- a CDS encoding uroporphyrinogen decarboxylase family protein, whose product MRPRERVLRAVLREEVDAVPISIWVEWPQPARSLMDALHADAVERMLEKLEVEYRGFLPNISWLGVGLVGGYEERWFTDEQGRRCHRNMLGVVTAFSSDGRTSMYVEHPLQRIDVREYAFPEVREEDFGSVEKFRRLHEDYCVIAATLQPFETACALFGYNLIYRLMLREPWKVEYVLDRLFAIAEQQAKLLAEAGVDQVYGGDDVGAQTTMLISPQLWRRFLKPRYRRLADAIHKRGAFFHFHSDGWIEPIIPDLIEVGVDVLEPLQPECMNLKQIKERYGDELSFEGGIGVQRLPLMKTHEVAEEVRRVLEAMGPTGFTLRPSHTILPETPLENILALYESANKLRRLSKH is encoded by the coding sequence GTGAGACCCAGAGAGAGGGTTCTCAGAGCGGTTCTCCGGGAGGAGGTTGACGCCGTGCCGATCAGCATATGGGTGGAGTGGCCGCAGCCAGCTCGCAGCCTGATGGACGCGCTCCACGCAGATGCCGTGGAACGCATGCTGGAGAAGCTGGAGGTGGAGTACCGGGGCTTCCTCCCAAATATCAGCTGGCTGGGCGTGGGTTTGGTGGGGGGCTACGAAGAGCGATGGTTCACCGACGAGCAGGGGAGGCGCTGCCACCGGAACATGCTCGGTGTCGTTACCGCCTTCTCGAGCGATGGGCGGACGAGCATGTACGTGGAGCACCCGCTTCAGAGGATCGACGTGAGGGAGTACGCGTTCCCGGAGGTGCGGGAGGAGGACTTCGGCAGTGTTGAAAAGTTCCGGAGGCTTCACGAGGACTACTGCGTGATCGCTGCAACGCTCCAGCCTTTCGAGACGGCGTGCGCCCTCTTCGGCTACAACCTGATCTACAGGCTAATGCTACGCGAGCCCTGGAAGGTGGAGTACGTGCTGGATAGGCTCTTCGCGATCGCCGAGCAGCAGGCTAAGCTTCTGGCTGAAGCGGGTGTCGACCAGGTCTACGGGGGCGACGACGTGGGGGCTCAAACCACGATGCTGATCTCCCCCCAGCTATGGCGCCGCTTCCTGAAGCCCCGGTACAGGCGCCTCGCCGACGCGATTCACAAGCGTGGAGCCTTCTTCCACTTCCACAGCGACGGCTGGATCGAACCCATCATCCCCGATCTAATCGAAGTGGGGGTCGACGTCCTCGAGCCCCTCCAGCCCGAGTGCATGAACTTAAAGCAGATTAAGGAGCGATACGGCGACGAATTGAGCTTCGAGGGAGGCATCGGCGTTCAACGCCTACCCCTCATGAAGACCCACGAAGTCGCAGAGGAGGTTAGGCGCGTGCTTGAGGCGATGGGACCCACGGGCTTCACCCTCAGACCCAGCCACACAATTCTTCCCGAAACACCGCTGGAGAACATCCTCGCCCTCTACGAAAGCGCCAACAAACTCAGAAGACTCTCAAAGCACTAA
- a CDS encoding DedA family protein, protein MSIVESTVEAALTLLSSMGLAGLYVLAVLELLLAPIPGEVVMALAGLLASRGDVALWQVVTVGTLGNLTGSFIQYLLGWKIARPVLIKLLKRFFIDERDLEKAERFFSQRSGFAAVAGGRLVPGVRSVISLPAGMARMSLPAFTAATLIGSLPWNAIFAYLGFVLGENWHVVRTYSTYLDIAGAAVLAALTVYIALKLAERSRRARANRTQSTPPAPSGTREVGT, encoded by the coding sequence ATGTCGATTGTGGAGAGCACCGTAGAGGCTGCCCTCACGCTCCTTTCGAGTATGGGGCTCGCGGGGTTGTACGTGCTGGCAGTGCTAGAGCTGCTCCTCGCCCCGATACCGGGGGAAGTGGTGATGGCTCTCGCCGGCCTCCTGGCGAGCAGAGGCGATGTAGCTCTCTGGCAGGTGGTCACAGTGGGCACTTTGGGCAACCTGACTGGCTCTTTCATCCAGTATCTGCTGGGCTGGAAGATTGCCCGCCCCGTCTTAATCAAGCTGTTAAAACGCTTCTTTATAGACGAGCGGGACCTTGAGAAGGCGGAAAGGTTCTTCAGCCAGCGGAGCGGCTTCGCGGCCGTTGCCGGAGGAAGGCTGGTGCCGGGCGTGAGGTCCGTCATCAGCCTGCCGGCTGGCATGGCTAGGATGAGCCTACCGGCGTTTACCGCTGCGACACTGATTGGGAGTCTCCCTTGGAACGCGATTTTCGCTTACCTCGGCTTCGTGCTGGGGGAGAACTGGCACGTGGTACGAACGTACTCCACCTACCTGGACATCGCGGGTGCCGCGGTGCTGGCCGCGTTAACCGTCTACATTGCCCTTAAGCTGGCTGAGCGTAGTCGAAGAGCGCGCGCCAACCGCACACAGAGTACTCCTCCAGCACCCTCCGGTACACGTGAAGTAGGTACCTGA
- a CDS encoding 5-deoxy-glucuronate isomerase yields MVRSIFRRALRQPGWFEVLWSDGTRTFSWGLLEGEGQVCVGKGREAAIVCAFGSCGVESELGSTELGARDLLYVAGPTEVQLAGRGCLLVAAEAPSRLSGLWMVKRAGDAQPILVGGEGYRRFVYTLLGVNDPGTSLLAGFTEGFPGEWTSFPPHKHDDKVEVYVYYGLGDGFGVQIVEDEGGADSYIVRDGDAVVILRGYHPNVASPGSRICYVWVLCQTLGEKNMRVEVKPGFERFQVGGHLQVKRP; encoded by the coding sequence GTGGTACGGTCGATCTTCCGCCGAGCATTAAGGCAGCCTGGCTGGTTCGAAGTGCTGTGGAGCGATGGGACTCGCACCTTCTCGTGGGGGCTGCTGGAGGGGGAGGGCCAAGTATGCGTTGGCAAAGGGAGAGAAGCGGCAATCGTGTGCGCGTTCGGATCGTGCGGGGTTGAGAGCGAGCTCGGCTCCACTGAGCTGGGGGCGCGGGATCTACTGTACGTCGCAGGTCCTACCGAAGTACAGCTTGCGGGGCGGGGGTGCCTGCTGGTCGCAGCCGAGGCCCCCTCAAGGCTGAGTGGTTTGTGGATGGTAAAGCGCGCAGGTGATGCTCAACCCATCTTAGTGGGTGGTGAGGGCTATAGGCGGTTTGTTTACACGCTGTTGGGGGTGAACGATCCAGGCACGAGCCTGCTAGCGGGGTTCACCGAAGGTTTCCCGGGCGAGTGGACGAGCTTCCCGCCTCACAAGCACGATGACAAGGTTGAGGTCTACGTGTACTACGGCTTGGGGGATGGCTTCGGCGTCCAGATCGTAGAGGACGAGGGGGGCGCCGACTCCTACATCGTCAGAGACGGAGACGCCGTGGTCATCTTGAGGGGGTACCACCCGAACGTCGCCTCACCCGGTAGCAGGATCTGCTACGTCTGGGTCCTCTGCCAGACTTTGGGGGAGAAAAATATGAGAGTTGAAGTAAAGCCCGGATTCGAGCGCTTCCAGGTAGGGGGCCACCTGCAGGTTAAGCGCCCCTAG
- a CDS encoding sugar phosphate isomerase/epimerase family protein, giving the protein MRHAKICLAWLYAITKYGYPTPVDGMVKAFEDAARLGFKYVEIEAVGEANLQEIESRRSELRKTLDALGLEVVNFAGIFRELVSPVEAERAKAIELLARAADLAVYFGAELMQTDTFTPPLEFVGPRPYSSAVVFGERYRVKVDPSFSWRRFWSIVVDGMRRAAKVAADRGLKLAVEPRIGETISNSDAMLRLIDEVGEANFGAVLDVGHLHAAKELIPLSVEKLADRIFYVHASDNDGRDNYHWAPGRGTVDWDGLFEALRKHRFSGPMAVDVGGPDLRGRLDEEVLEAKRFLEAMVERHLSSG; this is encoded by the coding sequence GTGCGGCACGCGAAAATCTGCCTCGCCTGGCTTTACGCGATCACGAAGTACGGTTACCCGACCCCCGTCGATGGTATGGTGAAAGCCTTCGAGGACGCAGCACGACTGGGCTTCAAGTACGTTGAGATCGAAGCAGTCGGGGAGGCAAACCTGCAGGAGATCGAGAGTAGGCGGAGCGAGCTGCGGAAAACGCTGGATGCGCTGGGTTTGGAGGTTGTCAACTTCGCTGGGATCTTCCGCGAGCTCGTATCGCCGGTCGAGGCTGAGAGGGCGAAAGCGATTGAACTACTCGCGCGAGCGGCAGACTTGGCCGTCTACTTTGGCGCTGAGCTGATGCAGACCGACACCTTCACCCCGCCGCTCGAGTTTGTCGGCCCACGCCCTTACTCCAGCGCGGTAGTGTTCGGCGAGCGATACAGGGTCAAGGTTGACCCAAGCTTCTCCTGGCGCCGGTTCTGGTCAATTGTTGTAGATGGTATGAGAAGGGCTGCGAAGGTGGCGGCTGATAGGGGGCTGAAGCTAGCCGTCGAGCCCCGCATCGGGGAGACCATCAGCAACAGCGACGCGATGCTCCGCCTCATCGACGAGGTTGGCGAAGCCAACTTCGGCGCGGTGCTGGACGTGGGACACCTCCACGCTGCCAAGGAGCTGATACCCCTATCGGTCGAGAAGCTCGCGGACAGGATCTTCTACGTCCACGCCTCCGACAACGATGGGCGCGACAACTACCACTGGGCTCCTGGCCGCGGCACGGTAGACTGGGATGGCCTATTCGAGGCGCTGAGAAAGCACCGGTTCAGCGGCCCAATGGCGGTTGACGTGGGAGGCCCGGATCTAAGAGGGCGGCTGGACGAAGAGGTACTGGAGGCGAAAAGGTTCCTGGAAGCTATGGTTGAAAGGCACTTGTCAAGCGGCTGA